One genomic region from Spirosoma sp. KCTC 42546 encodes:
- a CDS encoding anthranilate phosphoribosyltransferase, translating to MVLDAPAASTPLGRGIKHIGIGKYGSKPLTPELLTECRAALIDPTAHPLQRGAFLGALLAKGPTAEERTLEDVIGKGAFSHPTFFINKLCPDLPEGLLPIATKLVRGANLQVSEAEQLGDYLFSDGRCETFRGLAASIMRVRHETNEEYQGLMRAAERTFTPGFGSMSCADRPLVQLAEPFDGVENSYLITPLLAQLVQKRGYGAISLVGRSGGPKFTLNALDLYMNLGCQFLQSNHELDTPLASYGWVLDQKALSPALNRWVDRRHVIIKRPFLATLEKVLNPCHAQILVTSVFHITYQMKMAELAMLAGFDGVIVLKRGLEGSLAPSTSRACGVLCAVRTPRGHLFFQHFEGDSGAFSTFRTETETEYEQPQALDNARLVRQFMVEGKTANADFDNRVRFAHALYGRGLDWIEGQLR from the coding sequence ATGGTTCTGGACGCACCTGCTGCTAGTACCCCGCTTGGGCGTGGTATCAAACACATTGGTATCGGTAAGTACGGTAGTAAGCCGCTCACCCCTGAACTATTAACGGAATGCAGAGCTGCATTAATTGACCCAACCGCCCATCCGTTGCAACGGGGAGCCTTTCTGGGAGCCTTATTGGCCAAAGGACCAACCGCCGAAGAGCGGACATTGGAAGATGTAATCGGAAAGGGAGCCTTCTCGCATCCAACCTTTTTTATTAACAAACTTTGCCCCGATTTACCGGAAGGTTTACTACCCATTGCTACTAAACTGGTTCGGGGGGCCAACCTGCAAGTCTCTGAAGCCGAGCAACTGGGCGATTACCTGTTTAGCGATGGTCGGTGCGAAACGTTCCGGGGCCTTGCCGCTAGTATCATGCGGGTTCGGCACGAGACCAATGAAGAATACCAGGGCCTGATGCGGGCCGCCGAACGGACATTCACTCCCGGCTTTGGCTCAATGAGTTGTGCCGACCGGCCACTTGTTCAACTGGCCGAACCGTTTGATGGGGTCGAGAACAGTTACCTGATTACGCCCCTGCTGGCGCAACTAGTTCAGAAACGGGGTTACGGGGCCATCTCATTAGTTGGCCGATCGGGAGGCCCCAAGTTTACGCTCAACGCGCTTGATTTATACATGAATCTGGGTTGCCAGTTTCTGCAAAGCAACCACGAACTCGATACGCCTTTGGCATCCTACGGCTGGGTACTTGATCAGAAAGCGTTATCGCCCGCGCTGAATCGCTGGGTAGATCGTCGCCATGTTATTATTAAACGCCCTTTTCTGGCGACGCTCGAAAAAGTATTGAATCCCTGTCATGCTCAAATTCTGGTTACGTCAGTATTTCATATTACCTACCAGATGAAAATGGCAGAACTGGCGATGTTGGCTGGCTTCGATGGCGTTATTGTCCTGAAACGGGGCCTGGAAGGGAGCCTGGCTCCATCAACCAGCCGGGCGTGTGGGGTATTGTGCGCCGTTCGAACGCCACGAGGGCATTTGTTTTTCCAGCATTTTGAGGGCGATTCAGGCGCTTTCTCCACCTTTCGGACCGAAACCGAAACAGAATACGAGCAGCCTCAGGCACTCGATAATGCCCGACTTGTTCGTCAATTTATGGTTGAGGGGAAAACGGCGAATGCCGATTTTGATAACCGGGTTCGATTTGCCCACGCGCTCTACGGTCGAGGCCTCGATTGGATTGAAGGGCAGTTGCGATAA
- a CDS encoding SNF2-related protein, translating to MAERITYGKTWWGQQWLNALTSIDMANRIPRGKTYANQGAVMGLLISNNQISASIKGSAPRPYKTKLSVPLFTDQEKDWLLTEIRENPAILAQLLNRQLPQELTEFANRRGIKLFPKSFQDLTMGCSCPDFAVPCKHLAAVIYIIANEIDRNPFLVFQLKGLDILEELQKDQANTIGGNMGAVFSFKEICTDEFPDDEDWVPDEKARASLDFAAIPSLSDQLLGLLSPDVTFTKGDFHKSLAKAYKLFSKPISDIKPFSQEERPNFSDSIELQLDEVMSVKKISMFSEHGEQRSLSGFTLSDLISWLDTLTEADWPEMSDSVRSLYLTHQFSAALLRRGAIVPQLLRVGPAEEHYRVRWIPATLNEAVKQVTDRLNTQIPPTLLTVRWQKEWLALPGEQLTLTLCSLFLRKVIKPTTIELWERWPLEDADRLFFGIETLRFEGFGRKEMPLAMQLWLNDFFLTHKRFVPILAVEENEYGDEFRMSLLIRDRDATDTGGTPAAPIPLPDLLAKKKHAPIRMAVLQDLLVLSRHFPDLAKLTRLGGGAYLAYSPSEFVQVLLDTLPRMQLLGIALWLPKSLQHWVRPQVGARLKAKVTADDAFMRLDDMLTFDWQVALGDEMVSVSEFQKLVGRTTGLVKIKDQYVLIDPNELTKLYKQLENPPELTGSDLLKAALSEEYRGGRLGISPEVRKLVKQFTESAAQPLPDALHATLRPYQHRGYDWLVKNTALGMGSLLADDMGLGKTLQIIALLLKFKQEGRFKKQKGLVVLPTTLLTNWQKEIARFAPDLQAQVYHGSSRKLPTADDTYDLLLTTYGVIRSDLDKLKKTTWAVVVIDEAQNIKNSDTEQTKAVKALKAPIRIALSGTPVENRLSEFWSIMDFVNKGYLGGLSKFNEEFGKPIQQERDHQKLDQFRRITSPFLLRRVKTDRSIISDLPDKIENNQFCALTTEQAALYQSVVQESLRAIEEKDGIARRGLVLKLMTALKQIGNHPQQYLKKSNSKDGGPSPALSGKATLLLSLLETIYANHEKVLIFTQYREMGELLSQFIQQTFGQQPLFLHGGTSRPDRDQMVEQFQKNRSDHTFILSLKAGGTGLNLTQANHVIHYDLWWNPAVESQATDRAFRIGQTKNVWVYRLMNQGTLEEKIDAMIRSKRELADLSVKTGETWLGDLSDTELKELVSLG from the coding sequence ATGGCAGAACGCATCACCTACGGCAAAACATGGTGGGGCCAGCAGTGGCTAAACGCCCTGACAAGCATCGACATGGCGAACCGCATTCCACGCGGAAAAACCTATGCCAATCAGGGTGCCGTAATGGGATTACTGATTTCCAATAATCAGATTAGTGCCTCTATTAAAGGATCGGCTCCACGGCCGTATAAAACCAAGCTATCGGTACCCCTTTTTACGGATCAGGAAAAAGACTGGCTTCTGACCGAAATTCGGGAAAATCCGGCCATACTGGCGCAACTGTTGAACCGCCAGCTCCCGCAGGAATTGACCGAATTTGCCAATCGGCGGGGCATCAAGCTATTTCCGAAGTCCTTTCAGGATTTGACGATGGGTTGCTCCTGCCCTGACTTCGCCGTGCCGTGCAAGCACCTGGCGGCCGTTATTTATATCATTGCCAACGAAATTGACAGAAATCCTTTCCTGGTTTTCCAGCTAAAAGGCCTGGATATTCTGGAAGAACTCCAGAAAGATCAGGCCAACACGATCGGTGGGAACATGGGGGCCGTTTTTTCGTTCAAAGAAATCTGTACCGACGAGTTCCCGGATGATGAAGATTGGGTACCTGACGAAAAAGCGCGGGCCAGCCTGGATTTTGCTGCCATTCCATCCTTATCGGACCAACTACTGGGTCTGCTTTCGCCCGATGTAACGTTTACCAAAGGTGACTTCCATAAATCGCTGGCCAAAGCGTACAAGTTATTCAGTAAGCCTATATCCGATATAAAACCGTTCTCGCAGGAAGAGCGGCCCAACTTCAGCGACAGCATCGAGCTACAACTCGATGAAGTTATGTCGGTGAAGAAAATCAGTATGTTTAGTGAGCATGGCGAACAACGATCGCTCAGCGGCTTCACCTTAAGCGACCTGATTAGCTGGCTCGATACGCTCACCGAAGCCGACTGGCCTGAAATGAGCGATTCGGTTCGATCGTTGTACCTGACTCATCAGTTCTCAGCGGCTCTGCTTCGCCGGGGAGCAATCGTACCCCAATTGCTGCGGGTCGGGCCAGCCGAAGAACACTACCGGGTACGGTGGATTCCGGCGACACTGAACGAAGCCGTTAAACAGGTAACCGACCGACTGAACACGCAAATTCCGCCAACACTGCTGACGGTTCGCTGGCAGAAAGAATGGCTGGCGCTACCCGGCGAGCAACTGACTCTGACACTCTGCTCGCTGTTTTTGCGTAAGGTTATCAAACCAACAACCATTGAACTTTGGGAACGATGGCCCCTCGAAGACGCCGATCGATTGTTTTTTGGTATCGAAACCTTACGATTTGAAGGGTTTGGTCGGAAAGAGATGCCATTGGCGATGCAGCTATGGCTAAACGATTTTTTCCTAACCCACAAGCGATTCGTACCAATTCTGGCCGTTGAGGAAAATGAATACGGCGATGAGTTTCGGATGAGTCTGCTTATTCGCGACCGCGACGCCACTGATACGGGAGGAACGCCCGCAGCCCCCATACCTTTACCAGACTTATTAGCCAAAAAGAAACACGCACCCATTCGGATGGCGGTTTTGCAGGATTTGCTGGTGCTATCCCGGCACTTTCCTGATTTAGCCAAGTTGACCCGGTTGGGTGGGGGCGCTTACCTCGCCTACTCCCCTTCTGAATTTGTCCAGGTTTTGCTCGATACGCTGCCGCGCATGCAGTTGCTGGGCATTGCGCTCTGGCTACCGAAGTCACTTCAACACTGGGTTCGTCCGCAGGTAGGAGCACGATTGAAAGCGAAAGTCACAGCCGATGACGCCTTCATGCGCCTGGACGATATGCTGACCTTCGATTGGCAGGTTGCCCTTGGTGATGAGATGGTAAGCGTGAGTGAATTTCAGAAATTAGTCGGTCGCACAACGGGCTTGGTCAAGATCAAAGATCAGTACGTATTGATTGACCCAAATGAGCTAACCAAACTTTATAAACAACTCGAAAACCCGCCCGAACTTACAGGTTCAGACTTGCTCAAAGCGGCTTTATCGGAAGAATACAGAGGTGGGCGCCTGGGCATTTCGCCCGAGGTTCGGAAACTGGTCAAACAGTTTACCGAAAGTGCTGCCCAGCCCCTGCCCGATGCGTTACATGCCACCCTACGGCCCTATCAGCATCGGGGTTATGATTGGCTTGTCAAGAATACAGCCCTCGGTATGGGAAGCCTGTTGGCTGATGATATGGGACTAGGTAAAACCCTGCAAATCATCGCTCTACTTCTAAAGTTTAAACAGGAAGGCCGATTTAAGAAACAAAAGGGGCTGGTTGTTTTACCAACTACATTGCTGACGAACTGGCAAAAAGAAATAGCCCGGTTTGCCCCCGACTTACAGGCTCAGGTTTATCATGGTTCGAGTCGTAAACTCCCAACCGCCGACGATACGTATGATTTACTTCTGACGACTTACGGCGTGATTCGGAGCGATCTCGATAAGCTCAAGAAAACGACCTGGGCAGTAGTCGTTATCGACGAAGCTCAGAACATTAAAAACTCCGATACCGAGCAGACAAAAGCCGTTAAAGCATTAAAAGCACCAATTCGGATTGCGCTCAGCGGTACGCCTGTTGAGAACCGATTGTCGGAGTTCTGGAGTATTATGGACTTCGTAAACAAGGGGTATCTGGGCGGTTTGAGCAAATTCAACGAGGAGTTTGGCAAGCCCATTCAGCAGGAGCGCGACCACCAGAAACTCGATCAATTCCGGCGAATCACGAGTCCGTTTTTACTCCGGCGCGTTAAAACTGACCGAAGCATCATCAGCGACCTCCCCGATAAAATCGAGAACAATCAATTCTGTGCCCTCACTACAGAACAAGCTGCTCTATACCAAAGTGTTGTTCAGGAAAGCTTACGAGCCATTGAGGAAAAAGACGGCATCGCTCGTCGGGGTCTGGTTCTGAAACTAATGACTGCACTCAAGCAGATCGGCAACCACCCGCAACAATATCTGAAGAAGAGCAACAGCAAAGATGGCGGTCCTTCACCTGCTCTTTCCGGCAAGGCCACCTTGCTACTCAGTCTGCTCGAAACGATTTATGCCAACCACGAGAAAGTGCTGATTTTCACGCAATACCGTGAAATGGGTGAATTACTATCCCAATTTATCCAGCAGACATTCGGTCAGCAACCGCTGTTTCTGCATGGTGGCACCTCCCGCCCTGACCGCGACCAGATGGTTGAACAGTTTCAGAAGAATCGCAGCGACCACACGTTTATTCTGTCGCTTAAAGCCGGTGGTACTGGCCTGAACCTAACCCAGGCCAACCACGTCATTCACTATGATTTATGGTGGAATCCGGCTGTCGAATCGCAAGCCACCGACCGGGCCTTCCGCATCGGTCAAACGAAGAACGTATGGGTGTATCGGCTTATGAACCAGGGTACACTCGAAGAAAAAATCGACGCCATGATCCGCTCCAAACGCGAACTAGCCGACCTCAGCGTCAAAACCGGCGAAACCTGGCTGGGCGATTTGAGTGATACGGAGTTGAAAGAGCTGGTGAGTTTGGGGTAA
- a CDS encoding ATP-binding protein — MKSRIPRSIQPTIASQLRSNKVILLVGARRVGKTVLMNQLADSFDGTKLLLNGDDLSTADLLNDRRVASYKRWLGDTQLLLIDEAQVIPEVGRSLKLLIDSFPDLTIFATGSSAFDLANRAGEPLVGRQLTHTLYPLAQLELSATETYFQTRDQLTDRLIFGSYPDVVQMENTNDRIDYLKGMVSSYLLKDILLFEQVRNAHKMLQLLQLVAYQAGSEVSTDELSRQLQIDRNTVVRYLDLFTKVFILFRLGGYSNNLRKEVTKSSKWYFFDNGIRNALINNFSLPDQRNDMGALWENYLVSERIKRNAYLRSQAIPYFWRTYDQQELDWLEETNGQLSAFEMKWNTNRVRFPKAFQTAYPEASLSVVNPDNYLEFVT; from the coding sequence ATGAAATCGCGGATTCCACGTAGTATTCAACCGACTATCGCGTCGCAGCTTCGATCAAATAAAGTGATTTTGTTAGTTGGCGCAAGACGGGTTGGTAAGACCGTGCTGATGAATCAACTGGCGGATTCATTTGATGGCACGAAACTGCTTCTTAATGGTGATGACCTCAGCACCGCTGACTTGCTAAATGATCGGCGTGTTGCCAGCTACAAACGCTGGCTGGGCGACACACAACTACTGCTTATTGACGAAGCCCAGGTAATTCCAGAGGTTGGCCGGTCGTTGAAACTGCTGATCGATTCGTTCCCGGATCTGACCATATTCGCCACAGGATCGTCGGCTTTTGACCTGGCAAATCGGGCGGGGGAACCGTTGGTAGGCCGTCAGCTTACCCATACGCTCTATCCATTAGCTCAACTCGAACTATCAGCAACGGAAACCTATTTTCAAACGCGTGACCAGTTGACTGACCGGCTCATTTTCGGTAGTTATCCAGATGTGGTACAGATGGAAAATACCAATGACCGCATTGACTACCTAAAAGGCATGGTATCGTCGTATTTGCTAAAAGACATCCTCTTATTCGAACAGGTAAGAAACGCCCACAAAATGCTTCAGCTACTCCAACTAGTTGCCTATCAGGCAGGTAGTGAGGTATCGACGGATGAACTGAGCAGACAACTACAGATTGATCGAAATACGGTGGTCAGGTATCTTGATCTGTTTACAAAGGTATTCATACTCTTCCGATTAGGCGGCTATAGCAACAACCTACGCAAGGAAGTGACGAAATCATCGAAATGGTATTTCTTTGACAACGGGATTCGTAATGCACTGATTAACAACTTTAGTCTGCCTGATCAACGCAACGATATGGGTGCTTTATGGGAAAACTACCTGGTTTCGGAACGTATCAAGCGCAACGCTTATCTACGAAGTCAGGCAATACCTTACTTCTGGCGAACGTATGATCAACAGGAGCTTGATTGGCTAGAAGAAACCAATGGCCAGTTGAGCGCTTTTGAAATGAAGTGGAATACAAACCGCGTTCGTTTTCCCAAAGCCTTCCAAACAGCTTATCCAGAGGCTTCTTTATCCGTTGTGAATCCTGATAATTATTTGGAGTTTGTTACATGA
- a CDS encoding Gfo/Idh/MocA family protein, whose translation MELFNINRRRFIQGTTASLALTAFGARGLDLMHPPKAYRVALIGTGWYGKSDLLRLIQVAPVDVVALCDVDKNMLAGAAKLVSQRQKSGQTPKLYGDYKKMLAENQLDIVLIGTPDHWHALQMIDCVKAGAHVYVQKPISVDVMEGEAMVAAARKYNKVVQVGTQRKSTPHLIRAKKEIVDAGLLGKISHVEMSCDLHMRANGNPPVQAVPDFLDYNMWTGPAPLRPYDGLPHVRWWRTFKEYGNGITGDMCVHMFDTVRWMLNLGWPKRISSHGGIYVQKEGKSNISDTQSALFEYDELNCVWHHKTWGTANNPDYPWSFTLYGEKGTLWGSTMQCDFIPDGKGEKIHMDVVYEKEKYPEDVTEDTNPKIELNAAPATRLHMLNFLDAIEKSSRPVADIEQGHISTASCILANMSMETGRPMVYDPVKREVVGDKEATKMLAREYRSPYTHPDPKKV comes from the coding sequence ATGGAACTATTCAATATTAACCGTCGTCGGTTTATACAAGGCACCACGGCTTCACTCGCGCTTACCGCCTTTGGGGCCAGGGGTTTGGACCTGATGCATCCACCAAAGGCGTATCGTGTTGCCCTGATTGGTACGGGCTGGTATGGCAAAAGTGATTTACTCCGCCTGATTCAGGTTGCTCCTGTAGATGTTGTCGCGCTGTGCGATGTTGATAAAAATATGCTGGCGGGTGCGGCAAAGTTGGTGAGCCAGCGGCAGAAATCGGGTCAGACTCCAAAGCTGTATGGCGATTACAAAAAAATGCTGGCCGAAAATCAGCTGGATATTGTCCTCATCGGTACCCCCGACCATTGGCATGCGCTGCAAATGATCGACTGTGTGAAAGCGGGCGCTCACGTGTATGTGCAAAAACCGATCAGCGTCGACGTCATGGAAGGCGAAGCGATGGTAGCCGCTGCCCGGAAATACAATAAGGTTGTGCAAGTGGGTACGCAACGCAAAAGCACCCCTCACCTGATCAGAGCTAAGAAAGAGATCGTTGATGCGGGTCTGCTGGGTAAAATATCGCACGTAGAGATGTCCTGTGACCTGCATATGCGGGCCAATGGTAATCCCCCGGTGCAAGCCGTCCCTGATTTTCTGGATTACAACATGTGGACGGGTCCCGCTCCGCTTCGTCCTTACGATGGCTTACCCCATGTGCGCTGGTGGCGGACATTCAAGGAGTACGGCAATGGCATTACGGGCGATATGTGCGTACACATGTTCGATACCGTTCGCTGGATGCTGAACCTCGGCTGGCCAAAGCGGATTAGCTCACACGGTGGCATTTACGTTCAGAAAGAGGGCAAATCGAACATTTCCGACACGCAATCGGCGCTGTTTGAGTATGATGAACTGAACTGTGTGTGGCATCACAAAACCTGGGGAACGGCCAACAATCCCGATTATCCCTGGTCGTTTACGCTCTACGGCGAAAAAGGAACTTTATGGGGTAGTACGATGCAGTGCGACTTCATTCCGGATGGAAAAGGCGAGAAAATACATATGGATGTCGTCTATGAAAAAGAGAAATATCCAGAAGACGTTACGGAAGACACCAATCCAAAAATTGAGCTGAACGCAGCCCCTGCTACCCGCCTGCACATGCTTAACTTCCTGGACGCCATTGAAAAAAGCAGCCGCCCCGTTGCTGATATTGAGCAAGGGCATATTTCAACGGCTAGTTGCATTCTGGCCAATATGTCGATGGAAACAGGTCGCCCCATGGTCTATGATCCTGTGAAACGGGAAGTAGTTGGCGACAAAGAAGCTACCAAAATGCTCGCCAGAGAGTATCGAAGCCCGTATACACACCCAGATCCGAAAAAGGTGTAA
- a CDS encoding S9 family peptidase translates to MTARISFLLCYVISLTGVIAQPNPARPDLCQGAYFTEEEGAKALKTFASTYHDKASWVSRAALIRKGIREGMNLPEKPKFAPLQPIRHSLRKLNGYTVENVAFESLPGFFVTGNLYRPLNATGKVPGILCSHGHGANQDNRLMEYTQQRCATLARMGAVVFSYDMIGYGDSKQSEHKLPEALKLQTLNGMRALDFLTSLPDVDKDRIAMSGESGGGTQTFLLTALDPRIKVSVPVVMVSAHFFGGCVCESGMPIHKRPTHQTSNVEIAALAAPRPMLLVSDGKDWTKNTPNVEYPYIQNIYSYYGAKDKVENVHLPTEGHDYGPNKRAAAYHFLAKYLKLDLNRVLKDGQIDETPNTVLPATDLQVFTAEHPRPARAVVGDDAVMALLKQ, encoded by the coding sequence ATGACAGCCCGAATTTCCTTCCTTTTGTGTTACGTCATTAGCTTAACAGGAGTCATTGCGCAGCCTAACCCGGCTCGCCCAGATTTATGCCAGGGCGCTTATTTCACCGAAGAGGAGGGGGCAAAAGCGTTGAAGACATTTGCCAGCACCTATCATGACAAAGCCAGTTGGGTTTCTCGGGCAGCGCTGATTCGGAAAGGTATTCGGGAGGGCATGAATCTGCCCGAGAAACCCAAGTTTGCTCCGCTTCAACCCATCCGGCATAGTCTTCGGAAATTAAATGGTTATACAGTCGAGAACGTCGCCTTTGAGAGCTTGCCTGGATTTTTCGTGACGGGAAACCTGTACCGACCGTTAAATGCAACGGGAAAAGTGCCTGGCATTCTTTGCTCACACGGTCATGGCGCTAATCAGGACAATCGCTTGATGGAATACACCCAACAGCGGTGTGCGACACTAGCGCGCATGGGCGCTGTCGTGTTTTCGTATGACATGATCGGCTACGGAGATTCGAAGCAATCGGAGCATAAACTTCCGGAAGCCCTAAAACTACAAACGTTGAACGGGATGCGGGCACTGGATTTCCTGACCAGCCTTCCCGATGTTGATAAAGACCGGATTGCTATGTCGGGCGAATCGGGTGGGGGAACGCAGACCTTTCTGCTTACTGCACTCGATCCACGCATAAAAGTTTCGGTACCTGTTGTGATGGTGTCGGCCCACTTTTTCGGGGGCTGCGTTTGCGAAAGCGGCATGCCGATTCATAAGCGTCCTACGCATCAGACCAGCAACGTCGAAATTGCCGCGCTTGCTGCCCCCCGGCCGATGCTACTGGTGTCGGACGGGAAAGACTGGACCAAGAATACGCCGAATGTGGAGTATCCGTATATCCAGAACATTTACAGCTATTACGGCGCGAAAGACAAGGTCGAGAATGTGCATTTGCCAACGGAAGGTCATGATTATGGGCCTAACAAACGGGCAGCCGCCTACCACTTCCTGGCGAAATACCTGAAGCTGGATTTGAACCGTGTTCTGAAAGATGGTCAAATCGACGAAACGCCGAATACCGTATTACCTGCTACCGATTTACAAGTTTTTACTGCCGAACACCCACGCCCGGCCCGTGCCGTTGTGGGCGATGATGCGGTAATGGCGCTATTAAAACAATAA
- a CDS encoding LacI family DNA-binding transcriptional regulator → MATHQTTIIDIARALGISKSTVSRALTGHPNVNGKTRQRILDMAAQVDYQRNQLAISLLTNRTGTVGIIVPEFISFFFPKVIIGAQEELARSGYNVVICHSNESYETEVSNAKALLASRVDGLIVSHTKETRNFDHFKIFQRKGIPVVFFNRVCEEMNVSNVTVDDYNGAFLAVEHLIQTGRRRIAHLAGPDTLTNSRNRLNGYRDALTKYGIPVDTELIISYDLNLDKANIYVNHLLNLPNPPDALFAINDPTALEALSVAKRRGIRVPDDLALVGFSDDPISALIEPGLTTISQPVTELGQQAAQVLVRQLLTKEDEFQPERVVLPTNLIIRGSTVK, encoded by the coding sequence ATGGCAACACATCAGACCACAATCATTGATATTGCCCGAGCCTTAGGGATTTCTAAATCAACAGTGTCTCGGGCGTTGACAGGCCACCCGAATGTGAACGGGAAGACGCGCCAGCGTATCCTCGATATGGCGGCCCAGGTGGATTACCAGCGAAACCAGTTGGCCATTTCGTTACTGACCAATCGGACGGGCACGGTAGGGATTATAGTGCCGGAGTTTATCAGTTTTTTCTTCCCCAAAGTGATTATTGGCGCGCAGGAAGAACTGGCCAGGTCGGGCTACAATGTGGTTATCTGTCACTCGAATGAATCCTACGAAACGGAAGTGTCGAACGCAAAAGCTCTGTTGGCGAGCCGGGTCGATGGCCTGATCGTGTCGCATACGAAGGAAACCCGCAACTTCGACCACTTCAAGATTTTTCAGCGCAAGGGTATTCCGGTCGTGTTTTTCAACCGCGTTTGTGAAGAGATGAACGTGTCGAATGTAACGGTGGATGATTATAACGGTGCTTTTCTGGCCGTCGAGCACCTGATTCAAACCGGCCGACGGCGTATTGCGCACCTGGCTGGACCCGACACGCTCACCAATAGCCGCAATCGGCTTAACGGCTACCGTGATGCCTTAACCAAGTACGGAATTCCTGTTGATACTGAACTGATCATTTCCTATGATTTGAATCTGGACAAGGCAAACATCTACGTAAATCATCTGCTGAATCTGCCCAATCCACCCGATGCGTTGTTTGCCATCAATGACCCCACTGCGCTCGAAGCCTTAAGTGTTGCCAAACGTCGGGGCATTCGTGTGCCCGATGATCTGGCGCTCGTCGGGTTTAGCGACGACCCCATTTCGGCCCTGATTGAACCGGGCCTGACAACCATTTCTCAACCCGTTACTGAACTCGGCCAGCAGGCCGCTCAGGTTTTAGTCCGGCAGTTGCTGACTAAAGAAGACGAGTTTCAGCCTGAACGAGTCGTGTTGCCGACCAATCTGATCATTCGGGGATCGACAGTGAAGTGA